Proteins encoded in a region of the Raphanus sativus cultivar WK10039 chromosome 8, ASM80110v3, whole genome shotgun sequence genome:
- the LOC108819571 gene encoding uncharacterized protein LOC108819571 — translation MKFEGSQTLLPVRKPANGGSDRKRAGYKLWVLVAVLLLALGSMLTGSVTLKGLGLFHSVEGKFGFHVSHDLDVLEIEEREKVVKHMWDVYGRSGGVRVPQFWREAFEAAYEFLVSDSAAVRNGAISDIAKLSLMRSLKSDSTAAQPNRR, via the exons ATGAAATTTGAAGGATCGCAAACGCTCTTACCGGTGAGAAAACCTGCAAACGGCGGTTCAGACCGCAAACGCGCTGGTTACAAGCTGTGGGTTTTAGTAGCGGTTCTTCTCTTGGCGTTAGGTTCTATGTTAACCGGTTCCGTCACTCTCAAAGGACTCGGTCTGTTTCATTCCGTTGAAGGCAAGTTCGGATTCCACGTCAGCCACGATCTCGACGTTTTG GAAattgaggagagagagaaagtggtGAAGCATATGTGGGATGTGTACGGACGATCCGGTGGAGTTAGGGTTCCTCAGTTCTGGCGAGAGGCTTTCGAGGCGGCGTATGAGTTCCTGGTCAGTGATTCCGCCGCCGTTCGAAACGGGGCTATTTCCGATATAGCTAAACTGTCTCTCATGCGCTCTCTTAAGTCCGACTCTACAGCGGCCCAGCCCAATCGTCGTTGA
- the LOC108822790 gene encoding arabinosyltransferase RRA3, producing the protein MMAGRRDRTQQLRGSRIAIAILVGIIIGCVCAVMFPNGFFNSTNSSLTVNERVQVGSSSCESSKTLKSDFASLSEKNNKLKKQIKELTEKLRLAAEQGSDNAKKQVLSLGSSSQIKPGPFGTVKSLRTNPTILPDESVNPRLAKILKNIAVDNKEVIVALANANVKAMLEVQIASVKRLSIKNYLVVALDDYIESFCKQNDVAYYKRDPDEDVDAVGKTGGNHAVSGLKFRVLREFLQLGYGVLLSDVDIVFLRNPFGHLYRDSDVESMSDGHSNMTAYGFNDVFDEPAMGWARYAHTMRIWVFNSGFFYLRPTVASIELLDRVADRLSKGKLWDQAVFNEELFYPSRPEYVGLHASKRVMDMYEFMNSKVLFKTVRKSEELKKKVKPVIVHVNYHPDKLDRMRAVVEFYVNGKQDALDSFPDGSE; encoded by the exons ATGATGGCGGGTCGTAGAGACAGAACACAACAGCTCCGTGGATCTCGAATCGCGATCGCCATCCTCGTCGGTATCATCATCGGCTGCGTATGCGCCGTTATGTTCCCAAACGGCTTCTTCAACTCAACAAACTCCTCTCTCACCGTTAACGAACGCGTCCAG gttGGATCATCCTCTTGTGAATCCTCCAAGACGCTGAAGTCAGACTTCGCATCTCTCTCAGAGAAGAACAATAAGCTAAAGAAACAGATCAAAGAGCTAACGGAGAAGCTTCGTTTAGCAGCAGAACAAGGATCAGACAATGCAAAGAAACAGGTTCTGTCTTTAGGATCATCATCACAGATAAAGCCTGGTCCTTTCGGAACCGTCAAGAGCCTAAGAACAAACCCAACAATCCTCCCGGACGAATCTGTAAACCCAAGACTCGCGAAGATCCTAAAGAACATCGCTGTGGATAACAAAGAGGTCATCGTGGCTCTCGCAAACGCTAACGTGAAAGCGATGCTAGAGGTCCAGATCGCTAGCGTGAAGAGACTGAGCATAAAAAACTACCTGGTCGTGGCACTGGACGATTACATAGAGAGTTTCTGTAAACAAAACGACGTTGCTTATTACAAGAGAGACCCGGACGAGGACGTGGACGCTGTCGGGAAAACAGGAGGCAACCACGCCGTCTCCGGCCTCAAGTTCCGTGTCCTACGAGAGTTCTTGCAGCTAGGCTACGGCGTTCTCCTCTCGGACGTGGACATCGTCTTCCTGCGGAACCCGTTCGGTCATCTCTACAGAGACTCTGACGTTGAGTCGATGAGCGATGGGCATAGCAACATGACGGCTTACGGGTTCAACGATGTCTTTGATGAGCCGGCCATGGGGTGGGCTAGGTACGCTCACACCATGAGGATATGGGTTTTCAACTCGGGTTTTTTCTATCTCAGGCCCACGGTCGCTTCGATAGAGCTGCTGGATCGGGTTGCGGATAGGTTATCCAAGGGGAAACTGTGGGACCAGGCGGTTTTTAATGAGGAGTTGTTTTATCCGTCGCGTCCTGAGTATGTTGGACTGCATGCTTCGAAGAGGGTGATGGATATGTATGAGTTTATGAACAGTAAGGTTCTTTTCAAGACTGTTAGGAAGAGTGAGGagctgaagaagaaggtgaagcCTGTGATTGTTCATGTGAATTATCATCCGGATAAGCTTGATAGAATGAGAGCAGTGGTTGAGTTTTATGTGAATGGT
- the LOC108821138 gene encoding LOW QUALITY PROTEIN: putative wall-associated receptor kinase-like 11 (The sequence of the model RefSeq protein was modified relative to this genomic sequence to represent the inferred CDS: deleted 3 bases in 2 codons), with protein sequence MRCYNNYSMIVLLSLLLITLFLASKVVTLSTSCQTESCGNIKIPYPFGIQEGCYLDEWYKIECKNATFPFLFKTDMEVVNISLPGEGEIFYSSTSFGSIRLKIPITSVGCSGEGNESGSVLSLKDSPFFLGTGNSLVAVGCNSKASLTYMEPIMVGCELNCTALGSKDVTSSRESIPYFDKTGCTTNALPYTYTPVCTRNKGEEERSCDGNGCCRASLPNDLEAQQVIGVSLETSDHGNSTNCRVAFLTDEVYTLSNVTEPQSFFAKGYATVRIGWVTQTNNLSFINSLSCKNTREYENDTYSIQRRTSCICNNITVSGTNYANCGCNRGYTGNPYLFNGCEDIDECILEKPCDYCENVPGTFNCSYRKTWAIVTGVGSGFALLVLVGGMWLLRKCLKKRRMTRRKRKFFKRNGGLLLQQQLNTNRGNVEKTRIFTSRELEKATENFSQNRILGQGGQGTVYKGMLVDGKTVAVKKSKVVDEDKVEEFINEVVILSQVNHRHVVKLLGCCLETEVPVLIYEFIPNGNLFQQIHEESDDYTMIWGVRLRIAVDIAGALSYLHSAACSPIYHRDIKSTNILLDEKYRAKVSDFGTSRSVTVDHTHWTTVISGTVGYVDPEYYGSSQYTEKSDVYSFGVVLVELITGEKPIITLSGSQEIRGLADHFRAAMKENRFFDIMDARIRDACKPEQVMAVANLARRCLNSKGKKRPYMTEVFTELERISSSPENALVDIENDDGDDAEEEGMNMIEIADSWTVGVTAPAFSTVSSPSYADVKPLFPRPTW encoded by the exons ATGAGGTGCTACAATAATTACTCCATGATAGTTCTTCTCTCTCTGCTACTAATTACGCTCTTCCTTGCTTCAAAAGTTGTCACTCTTTCGACCTCATGTCAAACCGAATCATGTGGAAATATAAAGATCCCGTACCCCTTTGGAATTCAAGAAGGTTGCTATCTCGACGAGTGGTACAAAATCGAATGCAAAAACGCAACTTTCCCGTTCCTTTTCAAAACGGACATGGAAGTTGTGAATATATCTTTGCCAGGTGAGGGGGAGATT TTTTATAGTTCCACGTCTTTCGGGTCAATTCGTCTCAAAATCCCGATAACATCCGTTGGATGTTCCGGAGAAGGAAACGAGTCTGGCTCCGTTTTGAGTTTGAAGGACAGCCCTTTTTTCTTGGGGACAGGAAACAGCCTCGTCGCTGTTGGTTGCAACAGCAAGGCGTCGTTGACTTACATGGAGCCCATCATGGTGGGATGCGAGTTGAATTGCACTGCACTTGGAAGCAAAGATGTGACGTCTTCTAGGGAAAGCATCCCTTATTTCGACAAAACCGGGTGCACAACCAACGCGCTGCCTTATACTTACACTCCTGTCTGTACAAGGAACAAaggggaagaagaaagaagctgCGATGGTAACGGA TGCTGCCGTGCTAGTCTGCCGAATGATCTTGAAGCTCAACAGGTGATCGGCGTCAGCTTAGAGACCTCTGATCACGGAAACTCGACAAATTGTAGAGTTGCTTTCTTAACAGATGAAGTGTACACTTTATCTAATGTAACCGAACCACAAAGCTTTTTCGCCAAAGGGTATGCTACAGTTAGGATAGGATGGGTCACTCAGACGAATAATCTTTCCTTCATAAACTCCTTAAGCTGCAAAAACACAAGAGAGTACGAAAATGATACATATAGTATTCAGCGCAGAACAAGTTGCATATGCAACAACATCACCGTTTCTGGGACCAATTATGCAAATTGTGGATGCAACCGAGGTTATACAGGCAACCCATACCTCTTTAATGGATGCGAAG ATATTGATGAGTGCATACTAGAGAAACCTTGCGACTATTGCGAGAATGTGCCTGGAACTTTTAATTGCAGTTATAGAAAGACTTGGGCAATTGTTACAG GAGTAGGCTCAGGCTTTGCCCTCTTAGTCTTAGTAGGTGGAATGTGGTTATTGAGAAAATGCCTTAAAAAGAGAAGGATGACTCGGAGGAAAAGAAAGTTCTTCAAACGTAACGGGGGACTATTGTTGCAACAACAATTAAATACAAATAGAGGCAACGTCGAGAAGACAAGAATATTCACTTCGAGAGAGCTTGAAAAAGCCACAGAAAACTTCAGCCAAAACAGGATACTTGGACAAGGTGGTCAAGGCACTGTGTACAAGGGAATGCTCGTTGATGGTAAAACCGTGGCTGTCAAGAAATCAAAAGTTGTGGATGAAGACAAAGTAGAGGAGTTCATCAACGAAGTCGTCATTCTCTCACAGGTCAACCATAGACACGTCGTCAAGCTTTTGGGATGCTGCCTTGAGACAGAAGTTCCTGTTCTGATTTATGAGTTTATCCCCAATGGCAACCTTTTCCAGCAAATCCATGAAGAATCTGATGATTACACAATGATATGGGGCGTACGTCTACGCATTGCTGTGGATATCGCAGGAGCTCTTTCGTATCTGCACTCTGCTGCTTGTTCTCCAATTTATCACAGAGATATTAAGTCAACAAACATATTACTAGACGAGAAGTATCGGGCCAAGGTGTCTGATTTTGGTACTTCAAGATCAGTCACCGTAGATCATACTCACTGGACAACCGTCATTTCAGGCACAGTCGGATACGTGGACCCAGAGTACTATGGTTCCAGCCAGTATACCGAAAAGAGTGATGTTTATAGTTTTGGAGTCGTCCTCGTTGAGCTTATTACAGGAGAGAAGCCTATAATAACCCTTTCGGGTTCTCAAGAAATAAGAGGCTTAGCGGATCATTTCAGAGCTGCCATGAAAGAGAACAGATTCTTTGATATCATGGATGCTCGAATAAGAGATGCATGCAAACCAGAACAAGTAATGGCAGTGGCAAATCTAGCAAGAAGATGTTTGAATTCCAAGGGAAAGAAGCGGCCATATATGACGGAAGTGTTCACTGAGTTAGAGAGGATATCTTCATCTCCAGAGAATGCATTGGTAGATATTGAaaatgatgatggtgatgatgcaGAGGAAGAAGGAATGAATATGATTGAGATAGCTGATTCATGGACCGTTGGTGTTACTGCTCCAGCCTTCAGTACTGTTTCTTCGCCTTCCTATGCAGATGTTAAACCATTGTTTCCTCGTCCCACATGGTGA